The following are from one region of the Staphylococcus argenteus genome:
- a CDS encoding MarR family winged helix-turn-helix transcriptional regulator produces MLAHEFFNSFISVYRPYLKLAEPILDKHNIYYGQWLILRDIAKHQPTTLIDISHRRAIEKPTARKTLKVLIENELIIVENSLEDKRQKFLSLTSKGTKLYEAVCNDVQILQQTIVDKTDISTDQMTAIVNIMNQIHETLLKEANDDGSIIK; encoded by the coding sequence ATGTTAGCACACGAATTTTTTAATAGTTTTATTTCAGTTTATAGACCTTACTTAAAATTAGCTGAACCGATATTAGATAAACACAATATATATTATGGTCAATGGTTAATCTTACGTGATATCGCAAAACACCAACCAACCACACTCATTGATATTTCACATCGACGTGCGATTGAAAAACCAACAGCAAGAAAAACATTAAAAGTCCTAATTGAAAATGAATTAATTATAGTGGAAAACAGTTTAGAAGATAAACGCCAAAAGTTTTTAAGTTTAACGTCTAAAGGAACTAAACTTTATGAGGCAGTTTGTAACGATGTACAAATACTTCAACAAACTATTGTTGATAAAACTGATATTTCAACTGATCAAATGACAGCAATAGTTAATATAATGAATCAAATTCATGAAACACTTTTAAAGGAGGCAAACGATGATGGATCAATCATCAAATAA
- a CDS encoding MFS transporter yields MDQSSNKAPIFTKSFTINFIVNFIVYLCMYLLLVVIAGYSKQTFHASDSLAGLVVGLFIVGSLIGRFGTGKFVNQIGPKRLLSIGLVALILTQLLYFVDGSLAFLIFVRLINGIATAIVTTATGTIAAYVTPVNRKSEGISLFSLSLVLGTAIGPFLGMLLITKYSINLLFIICAALGVLGLIISLFIKVDFDMSESKTNHNMIEKRTFSIHQFIAKEAIPVAIVMLLIGVTYASILTYLQAFAIERQLVTAASYFFICYAIASLVTRPIAGRLMDDKNENVIVYPAFIMLFLSFVCLIISHQSWLILIAGACLGLGYGNLSSAMQSIAIKVSPPIKYGIATSTFYVGLDAGVGFGPSFLGLFSHMFSHSQIFGFMAVLAIITMVVYFFVHGRHVTHNPSH; encoded by the coding sequence ATGGATCAATCATCAAATAAAGCACCAATTTTCACCAAAAGTTTTACCATTAATTTTATCGTTAATTTTATTGTTTATTTATGTATGTATTTATTACTAGTAGTTATAGCAGGATACAGTAAACAAACATTTCATGCCTCTGATTCTCTAGCCGGTCTAGTAGTTGGATTATTCATTGTTGGTTCTTTAATAGGTCGTTTTGGTACTGGTAAATTCGTCAATCAAATTGGTCCAAAACGTTTATTATCCATTGGTTTGGTTGCTTTAATCCTGACTCAATTACTTTATTTTGTTGACGGTTCTTTAGCATTTTTAATATTCGTTCGTCTTATTAACGGTATTGCCACTGCTATTGTAACTACGGCAACAGGTACTATTGCTGCTTATGTCACACCTGTAAATAGAAAAAGTGAAGGCATCAGTTTATTTTCACTTAGTTTAGTTTTAGGTACAGCGATTGGACCATTTCTTGGAATGTTGCTTATCACAAAATATAGTATCAATTTACTTTTCATTATTTGCGCAGCATTAGGTGTACTAGGATTAATCATCTCATTATTTATAAAAGTTGATTTCGATATGTCTGAAAGTAAGACAAATCATAATATGATAGAAAAGCGTACATTTAGCATTCATCAATTTATTGCTAAAGAAGCCATTCCTGTGGCCATTGTCATGCTCTTAATCGGTGTGACTTACGCATCAATCTTAACTTATTTACAAGCATTTGCTATCGAGCGTCAACTCGTAACGGCAGCAAGTTATTTCTTCATTTGTTACGCGATTGCGTCATTAGTTACTAGACCAATTGCCGGCAGATTGATGGATGATAAAAATGAAAATGTGATCGTATATCCAGCATTTATTATGCTCTTCTTGTCTTTTGTATGCTTAATTATAAGCCATCAAAGCTGGCTTATATTAATTGCTGGTGCATGTCTTGGTTTAGGTTACGGAAATTTATCATCTGCTATGCAGTCAATTGCTATTAAAGTCTCACCACCAATTAAATACGGCATTGCTACATCAACGTTTTATGTAGGGCTTGATGCTGGTGTCGGCTTTGGTCCATCGTTTCTAGGATTATTTAGCCATATGTTTTCACATAGTCAAATATTTGGTTTTATGGCAGTTTTAGCTATTATTACCATGGTTGTTTATTTCTTTGTTCATGGACGTCATGTTACACATAATCCTTCACACTAA
- the sarV gene encoding HTH-type transcriptional regulator SarV, with product MSNKVQRFIEAERELSQLKHWLKSTHKISIEEFVVLFKVYEAEKISGKELRDTLHFEMLWDTSKIDVIIRKIYKKELISKLRSETDERQVFYFYSAPQKKVLDKIKKEIEVLSVTN from the coding sequence ATGAGTAATAAGGTTCAACGTTTTATAGAAGCAGAAAGAGAGTTAAGTCAGTTAAAGCACTGGTTGAAATCAACACACAAGATTTCTATTGAAGAGTTTGTAGTACTTTTTAAAGTGTATGAAGCTGAAAAGATTAGTGGTAAGGAATTAAGAGATACATTACATTTCGAAATGTTATGGGATACAAGTAAAATTGATGTGATTATCCGTAAAATCTACAAAAAAGAACTTATTTCTAAACTGCGTTCTGAAACGGATGAAAGACAAGTATTCTATTTCTATAGTGCGCCACAAAAGAAAGTACTAGACAAAATTAAAAAAGAAATAGAAGTATTAAGCGTTACAAATTAA
- the moaA gene encoding GTP 3',8-cyclase MoaA: protein MVEQIKDKLGRPIRDLRLSVTDRCNFRCDYCMPKEVFGDDFIFLPKNELLTFDEMTRIAKIYSELGVKKLRITGGEPLMRRDLDQLIAKLTQIEGIEDIGLTTNGLLLKKHGQKLYAAGLRRINVSLDAIDDTLFQSINNRNIKATTILEQIDYAKSIGFNVKVNVVIQKGINDGQIIPMLNYFKQKHIEIRFIEFMDVGNDNGWNFNKVVTKDEMLTMIEQNFEIEAVEPKYFGEVAKYYRHKDNGVKFGLITSVSQSFCSSCTRARLSSDGKFYGCLFSTVDGFNVKSFIRSGVTDEELKEQFKALWHVRDDRYSDERTAQTVANRQRKKINMNYIGG, encoded by the coding sequence ATGGTAGAACAAATTAAAGATAAACTAGGACGTCCAATCCGTGACTTACGGTTATCTGTGACAGATCGTTGTAATTTTAGATGTGATTACTGTATGCCTAAAGAAGTATTTGGGGATGACTTTATATTTTTACCTAAAAATGAATTGTTAACTTTTGATGAGATGACGAGAATTGCTAAAATTTATTCGGAATTAGGCGTGAAAAAACTTCGGATTACTGGTGGTGAACCATTAATGCGAAGAGATTTAGATCAACTCATTGCAAAATTAACTCAAATTGAAGGTATTGAAGATATAGGGTTAACAACAAATGGTTTATTATTAAAAAAACATGGTCAAAAATTATATGCTGCTGGACTTCGTAGAATTAATGTCAGCCTAGATGCTATAGATGATACGTTGTTTCAATCAATTAATAATCGAAATATTAAAGCTACAACGATATTGGAACAAATCGATTATGCAAAATCTATAGGTTTCAATGTTAAAGTTAATGTTGTTATACAAAAAGGAATTAATGATGGTCAAATTATACCAATGCTCAACTATTTTAAACAAAAGCACATTGAAATTCGATTTATAGAATTTATGGATGTCGGTAATGATAATGGGTGGAATTTTAATAAGGTAGTAACAAAAGATGAAATGCTTACAATGATTGAACAGAATTTTGAAATAGAAGCTGTTGAACCTAAATACTTTGGTGAAGTTGCAAAATATTATCGTCACAAGGACAATGGTGTTAAATTTGGATTGATTACAAGCGTGTCCCAATCATTTTGTTCGTCATGTACACGTGCAAGATTATCATCAGATGGAAAATTTTACGGGTGCTTATTCTCAACTGTCGATGGATTTAATGTTAAGTCGTTTATTCGCTCTGGCGTAACTGATGAAGAATTAAAAGAGCAGTTCAAAGCGTTATGGCATGTGCGAGATGATCGTTATTCAGATGAGAGAACGGCACAAACAGTTGCCAATCGTCAACGTAAAAAAATCAATATGAATTATATTGGTGGTTAA
- the mobA gene encoding molybdenum cofactor guanylyltransferase MobA, with the protein MKAIILAGGHSKRFGKPKAFAQLNGDPFYRKIIKTLDSTNMFNEIIISTNAQLSTQFDYPNVVIDDVEHQDKGPLSGIYTIMKQHPEEELFFVVSVDTPMITGKAVSSLYQFLVSHLIEDHLDVAAFKEDGRFIPTIAFYSPNALDAITRALNSDDYSFKNVYRELSTDCLDVNDVDAPTYWYRNINYQQDLDTLIKIL; encoded by the coding sequence ATGAAAGCAATTATTCTTGCAGGTGGTCATTCTAAACGTTTTGGTAAACCGAAAGCATTCGCACAATTGAACGGCGACCCTTTTTATAGAAAAATAATTAAGACGTTGGATTCAACAAATATGTTTAATGAAATTATTATTAGTACAAATGCGCAATTGTCAACGCAATTTGATTATCCGAATGTCGTTATTGATGATGTCGAACATCAAGATAAAGGTCCTTTATCAGGTATTTATACAATTATGAAACAACACCCTGAAGAGGAGTTGTTTTTTGTTGTTTCTGTCGATACGCCTATGATTACCGGTAAAGCTGTTAGTAGTTTGTATCAATTTTTAGTATCACACCTTATCGAAGATCATTTGGATGTGGCAGCTTTTAAAGAAGATGGACGATTTATACCAACCATTGCCTTCTATAGTCCAAATGCATTAGATGCTATAACTAGAGCTTTAAACTCAGACGATTATAGTTTTAAAAATGTATACCGTGAGTTATCTACAGACTGTTTAGACGTGAATGATGTAGATGCACCAACGTATTGGTATAGGAATATAAATTATCAACAAGATTTGGACACATTAATAAAAATATTGTAA